In Drosophila innubila isolate TH190305 chromosome 2R unlocalized genomic scaffold, UK_Dinn_1.0 1_C_2R, whole genome shotgun sequence, the following are encoded in one genomic region:
- the LOC117785591 gene encoding D site-binding protein — protein MYSPAKSPIVDVTETLSLHSELDIELEPAYSHSLRLPLPGLAAIPSLLASHNKSNATLPAFEYIAPPNHALQSLSDFPLMELNRVGMFPGFLHRRARGEKRPIPDAQKDAKYYERRKRNNEAAKKSRDARKIREDRIAFRAALLEQENSILRAQVLALRDELQTVRQLLGATTSGMLGVARQV, from the coding sequence atgtatTCACCTGCCAAATCGCCAATAGTTGATGTTACGGAAACGCTTTCGCTGCACAGTGAACTGGACATTGAACTGGAGCCAGCTTATAGTCATAGTCTACGCCTGCCTTTGCCCGGACTTGCCGCAATTCCCAGTCTCCTGGCGTCCCACAACAAATCCAATGCCACATTGCCTGCCTTTGAGTATATTGCACCGCCTAATCATGCACTGCAGAGTCTGTCGGATTTTCCGCTCATGGAGCTGAATCGTGTTGGCATGTTTCCGGGGTTCCTGCATCGGCGTGCTCGTGGCGAAAAGCGTCCCATACCCGATGCCCAAAAGGATGCCAAATATTATGAGAGACGCAAGCGCAACAATGAGGCAGCCAAGAAATCAAGGGATGCTCGAAAAATACGCGAGGATCGCATCGCATTCCGTGCCGCACTCCTTGAGCAGGAGAACTCCATACTCCGTGCCCAAGTGTTGGCCCTGCGGGATGAATTGCAAACAGTGCGACAGCTTCTCGGTGCTACAACGAGTGGCATGCTCGGTGTGGCAAGGCAAGTGTGA
- the LOC117783306 gene encoding transferrin, translating into MQSLFIWSFAVLLSILNCVAVEPPDDGKLRVCVVESRGTYRKAPKFCPLLEATSNIECVIGVDRLDCVRRIHKGTAHFGVLSSEDLIAARWASAEILVASELRSHESHFEYEIVAVVNNNAGIHTAHDLHGAKLCHPGYGLENHWTEVLANYFESTLVAKSCNPDLTLTEDRIAASAKFFGPSCKAGPWVPDAKQDRILKDRYPSLCQMCYDPYSCDDTDKHWGRRGTLYCLTSGGGSVSWARLDDVKSHFGMAGLAAQDDPSKYSYLCLDGHLQPMNVTRPCTWTSKPWPVVAARRSHAAQVQRLVTGLTHDEPQSWQNALLSLLETYHVFTWPMDNVIPINDYLDQAVGFQSAYSFPECNPPRSIVVCTTSIIEHIKCSWLQEASQVYGVEPNIQCIRTSNLEMCMDDIKYKSADVMLVNQEQRVQAQRDYGLKPLLYEFAERMHDRYTIIAVVHKDGKYENFKDLRGARACLPSYEGAAHLSVLETIRNATGDVHSLHAYFNRESCLWHPQKGSQCPEHYRGDEGALRCLAEGSDVAFISSDVYKKYVSGNLTSDWVKRGKPQSYRLLCPYGGIERHSRFEYCYLHWTTRGQLMTHNQSTTRHHEIYNSIRHMDHLFGKNYKSEVRTFTIYGVFDKRNDILFHDSTDALYGLQELHRDDAKRTMEHIYDRYTTQYYAVRGEDDDSGGTHLKGSSNFCIVLLLATAAMWRLSL; encoded by the exons ATGCAGTCACTCTTTATATGGTCATTTGCCGTGCTcttatcaatattaaattgtgtCGCAGTCGAACCGCCCGATGATGGCAAAT tACGTGTTTGTGTGGTAGAATCACGGGGCACTTATCGTAAGGCGCCCAAGTTTTGCCCATTGCTGGAGGCGACCAGTAACATTGAATGCGTTATTGGTGTGGATCGCTTGGACTGCGTTCGTCGCATCCACAAGGGAACTGCACATTTTGGTGTGCTATCATCCGAAGATTTAATTGCAGCTCGTTGGGCAAGTGCGGAAATCTTGGTTGCCAGCGAACTGCGTTCCCATGAATCGCATTTTGAGTACGAAATTGTTGCCGTTGTGAATAACAATGCTGGCATACACACAGCCCATGATCTGCATGGTGCCAAGTTATGTCATCCTGGCTATGGTTTGGAAAATCACTGGACTGAAGTCTTGGCCAAT TATTTCGAGTCAACCTTGGTGGCAAAGTCTTGCAATCCAGATCTCACTTTAACTGAAGATCGCATTGCAGCTTCTGCCAAGTTTTTCGGTCCCAGCTGTAAGGCAGGTCCCTGGGTGCCAGATGCCAAGCAGGATCGCATCCTTAAGGATCGCTATCCGTCACTGTGTCAGATGTGCTATGATCCCTACAGCTGCGACGATACGGACAAACACTGGGGCAGACGTGGCACACTCTATTGCCTGACCAGTGGAGGCGGCAGCGTTTCATGGGCGCGTCTAGACGATGTGAAGAGTCACTTTGGT aTGGCCGGTCTGGCAGCTCAGGATGATCCATCGAAATACAGCTATCTCTGTCTGGATGGCCATTTGCAGCCCATGAATGTGACCCGTCCATGCACCTGGACATCAAAGCCTTGGCCAGTCGTTGCTGCCCGTCGCTCCCATGCCGCCCAGGTGCAGCGTCTGGTCACTGGACTAACACACGATGAGCCGCAGAGCTGGCAGAATGCATTGCTCAGTCTGCTGGAGACATATCATGTGTTTACATGGCCCATGGACAATGTCATACCCATTAATGATTATCTTGATCAGGCTGTTGGCTTTCAGTCCGCCTACAGTTTCCCCGAATGCAATCCACCACGTTCCATTGTCGTCTGCACAACGTCCATAATCGAGCACATCAAGTGTTCCTGGTTGCAAGAAGCATCTCAGGTCTACGGTGTCGAACCCAATATTCAGTGTATACGCACATCAAATCTGGAGATGTGCATGGATGATATCAAATACAAGAGTGCCGATGTAATGCTTGTGAATCAGGAGCAGCGTGTGCAGGCGCAAAGGGATTACGGCTTAAAGCCGTTGCTCTATGAGTTTGCGGAGCGAATGCACGATCGCTATACGATCATCGCGGTGGTTCACAAAGATGGAAAGTACGAAAACTTCAAGGATTTAAGAGGCGCTCGCGCATGTTTGCCCAGTTATGAGGGAGCTGCACATCTCTCCGTTCTGGAGACCATTAGGAATGCCACTGGAGACGTGCACTCACTGCATGCCTACTTTAATCGTGAATCTTGCCTGTGGCATCCACAAAAAGGTAGTCAGTGTCCAGAGCATTATCGTGGCGATGAAGGCGCCTTGCGTTGCCTAGCCGAAGGCTCCGATGTGGCCTTCATCAGCTCCGATGTCTACAAGAAATATGTGAGCGGTAACTTAACTTCAGATTGGGTGAAACGTGGCAAACCACAATCTTACCGGCTGTTGTGTCCCTATGGCGGAATCGAGCGGCATTCAAGATTTGAATACTGCTATCTGCACTGGACGACGCGTGGCCAACTGATGACCCACAATCAGTCGACGACGCGACACCACGAGATCTACAACTCCATAAGGCATATGGATCATCTATTTGGCAAGAACTACAAGAGCGAAGTGCGTACATTTACGATTTATGGTGTCTTTGACAAGCGCAATGACATCCTGTTCCACGACAGCACTGATGCTCTCTATGGGCTGCAGGAGCTGCATCGGGATGATGCCAAACGCACCATGGAGCACATTTACGACCGTTACACTACGCAGTATTACGCTGTGCGTGGGGAAGACGACGACAGTGGGGGAACACACTTAAAAGGCAGCAGcaatttttgcattgttttgttACTGGCAACTGCCGCTATGTGGCGTTTATCACTTTAG
- the LOC117783693 gene encoding uncharacterized protein LOC117783693: MDLDYLTAVLSQFNHNFEKVQQNLNDYKQNVDTMRQSLMEESWCNHVARADDVRINSVYDGLLSGINDVNEHLIKLDFRINLNLAVSNIKYMRAKEIVCKCDREIMEHKNNNKENHTNLDGIEVGELDEEEPATSTATPTRTKDAHQLMEMPENKESTLMKVFNSTEQISRLVLPIFAEKILSSTKSFNSAAPQKISNLTKSSYSVERGYTPVLPIRAQEMPKSTNSIYSAEQVSKPGLPLPAAEMSLSAIRSYSFKQMSNPILPIPAEEMPKSTNSIYSAEQVSKPVLPLPAEEMPHLEYNSYSFKQMSTPMLPIPAEEMLKSTNSIYSAEQVSKPGLPLPGEEMPHLGYSTYSSNQMSTPVLPLPEEEIPRSSSSSNLSKQMSTPMLPIPTEDPADQLSLPVLPIPARQTALLPPKGGRKMSRDETYKKLSKNLSNFPNDSIVQVKMMHINILEKCIFIGKWGEDSVGLRELMACEVPIKELDQFPDFGKIFGVYDAQDQIISRVLINAPAEAGGYDAYLPDYGEHVHLNEYEMIFGLPKDIADLPAEAIRCNIHNQDVNYMRQFIYKDVRLRILDNNNIDLVAELLEDATELENHLDRKLGQSYEESAVVDKASVKSPMKLSQRDMEMMEYDEPTTSNAVKAVLGFNPTDDKRICRHYDPKIGGCFKGSNCRLLHEPRALHGATKDKELSEALPEIRYESFVNRELSSIVRVQVTYINSPTQLYVQFADETSPLVWSKIDVPDSERKFKRNPLPLDMVLALYHDGYYYRAQILEELNGIFKIFYVDYGNTEIVTIKSLAQCNNIKSLKPHRAVSCFIEGVKHIPWNTPGQANECVEFLKSKLLNCEFDVKLISRMPDGYVIKFLNHHADICNEMLEYGMPLTKMDKQFIIIMVVGIIIFVATGLGVLWYLKWKIRFK, encoded by the exons atggatTTAGATTATCTGACTGCGGTTTTATCACAGTTTAATCACAATTTCGAAAAAGTGCAGCAAAACTTAAATGactataaacaaaatgtggACACTATGCGACAATCGCTAATGGAAGAAAGCTGGTGCAATCACGTTGCTCGTGCTGACGACGTTCGCATTAATTCCGTTTACGATGGTTTATTGAGCGGCATTAACGATGTCAACGaacatttaatcaaattagatTTTCGCATTAATCTCAACCTCGCTGTGAGCAATATTAAGTATATGCGCGCCAAGGAAATTGTTTGCAAATGTGATCGAGAAATCATGGAacataagaataataataaagagaatCACACAAATCTGGATGGCATTGAGGTGGGCGAACTGGATGAGGAGGAGCCGGCAACAAGCACGGCAACGCCAACTCGTACAAAGGATGCACATCAGTTGATGGAGATGCCAGAAAATAAGGAATCCACGTTGATGAAGGTCTTCAATTCGACTGAACAGATTTCAAGGCTAGTGCTGCCCATTTTCGCAGAGAAAATACTTAGTTCGACTAAAAGCTTCAACTCGGCTGCACCACAGAAAATCTCCAACCTGACAAAAAGCTCCTACTCTGTTGAACGGGGGTATACTCCAGTGCTGCCCATCCGAGCACAGGAAATGCCTAAATCTACAAATAGCATCTACTCAGCTGAACAGGTTTCTAAGCCAGGGCTGCCCCTTCCAGCAGCTGAAATGTCCCTTTCGGCAATTAGATCCTATTCCTTCAAGCAGATGTCTAATCCAATTCTGCCCATTCCAGCAGAGGAAATGCCTAAATCTACAAATAGCATCTACTCAGCTGAACAGGTGTCTAAGCCAGTGCTGCCCCTTCCAGCAGAAGAAATGCCTCATTTGGAGTATAACTCCTATTCTTTTAAACAGATGTCTACGCCAATGCTGCCCATTCCAGCAGAGGAAATGCTTAAATCTACAAATAGCATCTACTCAGCTGAACAGGTGTCTAAGCCAGGGCTGCCCCTTCCAGGAGAAGAAATGCCTCATTTGGGGTATAGCACCTATTCTTCTAACCAGATGTCTACGCCAGTGCTGCCCCTTCCAGAAGAAGAAATCCCCCGATCATCATCTAGCTCTAACCTTTCTAAGCAGATGTCTACGCCAATGCTGCCCATTCCAACAGAAGATCCAGCTGATCAACTGTCTCTGCCAGTGCTGCCCATTCCAGCACGACAAACAGCTTTGCTGCCTCCCAAAGGCGGTCGGAAGATGTCGCGTGATGAGACCTACAAAAAATTGTCGAAGAACTTGTCCAACTTTCCCAATGACAGCATCGTCCAGGTGAAAATGATGCATAtcaatattttggaaaaatgcatttttataggCAAATGGGGAGAGGATTCGGTGGGATTGCGAGAATTGATGGCTTGCGAAGTGCCAATCAAGGAACTCGACCAATTTCCCGACTTTGGCAAGATCTTTGGCGTTTATGATGCCCAGGATCAGATAATATCTCGTGTGCTGATCAATGCACCCGCTGAAGCTGGAGGTTACGATGCATATTTGCCGGACTATGGGGAACACgttcatttaaatgaatacGAGATGATTTTTGGATTACCCAAAGATATTGCGGATTTGCCAGCGGAAGCCATCAGATGTAATATTCACAATCAGGATGTTAACTATATGAGACAGTTCATCTATAAGGATGTGCGATTGCGAATATtggacaacaataacatcgaTTTGGTGGCAGAGCTTTTGGAGGATGCAACTGAATTGGAAAACCACTTGGATAGGAAATTGGGTCAATCTTATGAGGAATCAGCAGTAGTCGATAAGGCATCCGTTAAATCCCCTATGAAATTGAGTCAAAGGGATATGGAAATGATGGAGTACGATGAGCCAACTACTTCCAATGCGGTCAAGGCGGTGCTAGGATTTAATCCAACGGATGATAAGCGCATTTGTCGCCATTACGATCCAAAGATTGGTGGATGCTTTAAAG GCTCAAATTGTCGGCTTTTGCATGAGCCGCGTGCACTACATGGCGCTACCAAGGACAAGGAGTTGTCGGAAGCATTACCGGAGATCCGCTATGAATCATTTGTGAACAGAGAGCTGAGCAGCATTGTACGTGTCCAGGTCACATATATCAATAGTCCGACCCAGCTGTATGTGCAGTTTGCAGATGAGACTTCGCCGTTGGTGTGGAGTAAAATTGATGTACCCGATTCGGAGCGTAAATTTAAACGTAATCCACTTCCGTTGGACATGGTGTTGGCGCTCTACCACGATGGGTACTATTATCGTGCGCAGATCTTGGAGGAATTgaatggaatttttaaaatcttttatgtgGATTACGGCAATACGGAGATTGTCACCATCAAATCGCTGGCACAATGCAACAATATCAAGAGCTTAAAACCTCATCGTGCCGTTAGTTGCTTCATCGAAGGCGTTAAACACATTCCATGGAATACGCCAGGTCAAGCTAACGAATGTGTGGAGTTTCTTAAAAGTAAATTACTTAATTGCGAATTTGATGTAAAGCTAATTAGCCGCATGCCAGATGgatatgttattaaatttttgaatcatCACGCAGACATTTGCAACGAAATGTTGGAGTATGG aATGCCGCTCACTAAGATGGATAAACAATTTATCATTATCATGGTTGTGGGAATAATTATATTCGTTGCGACAGGATTGGGGGTCCTCTGGTATCTCAAATGGAAAATTCGTTTTAAGTAA
- the LOC117784461 gene encoding uncharacterized protein LOC117784461: MCDDSPISDCEPTTLMMHPNAYHIHLPLYIMDMVRIFQDHPKYVNGIKEQHIVEMLEKESFACGDLEAQVKTAVMDLSAKGFIRYINNGYRTLGPIAKLANARNVRHFCATWQRIAELQKVNSDFLDGNNLINNQRPKCNRRSSNC; encoded by the exons ATGTGTGACGATAGCCCCATCAGTGACTGTGAGCCAACAACATTGATGATGCATCCGAATGCTTATCACATTCACTTGCCACTCTATATAATGGATATGGTGCGCATCTTTCAGGATCATCCCAAGTATGTCAACGGCATTAAGGAGCAACATATTGTGGAGATGTTGGAGAAGGA aTCCTTTGCCTGTGGTGATTTGGAGGCTCAGGTTAAAACAGCAGTAATGGATTTGTCGGCCAAAGGATTCATACGCTATATTAACAATGGCTATCGCACATTGGGACCAATTGCCAAATTGGCCAATGCTCGGAATGTGCGACACTTTTGCGCCACCTGGCAGCGCATTGCCGAACTGCAAAAGGTTAACTCGGACTTTCTCGATGGCAACAATTTGATCAACAATCAGCGTCCAAAATGTAACAGGCGCAGCTCCAATTGTTAG
- the LOC117783307 gene encoding major facilitator superfamily domain-containing protein 6, whose product MARLNKRLLPIKAHFFFFMAAMGPILPQLSVIGKQIGIPPDIMGYITAVLPILYVLAKPLVGFLADYFVNLRKFIFMTLIVIMTLAYAGFYFLPSSRHAIELEDSNSSWSMTLTDEPVHCPKKLYVSKDFCQTTHQSECSQQNFTFHTLLVAPQFVAELNLSTNLQHGNDSYFMCLTQLNESISWSDSSVMCHVQHINSCIYGSGKFWLFVCLLFIGTIGFNVTNSISDACCFDLLGEEDTKYGAQRVWGTIGFGTTALLAGVVVNMWTSDAIKSFTPALIIMCVFSVLDLFSVSKLKMPQLGNSESIWTDVWQLVRQPPIVTFLVFATIAGIIDSFIIYFMFWHVEEVAAQTGFTQDIKLIEGLVVAAECLAGEVPFFFYSGKIIKKLGYVHCMSMCFFFYAIRLSLISWIPNPWYLVGVELFFQGITYALCYTCIVAYASAVAPPGTSATVQGLMAGMDDGLGFSIGSLIGGIMFKHLGGRESFKYFAIAAICTCVAHIILRPLSRKRQYLPKSGYQLPTDQPEDELSSLPSSPQPQELPKVY is encoded by the exons ATGGCGCGACTTAACAAACGCCTGCTCCCTATCAAAGCgcatttcttcttcttcatggCGG caATGGGACCCATATTACCGCAACTATCTGTGATAGGAAAACAGATTGGAATTCCACCAGATATAATGGGCTATATAACTGCTGTATTGCCAATACTCTATGTGTTAGCTAAGCCGCTTGTTGGCTTTCTGGCTGACTATTTTGTG AACCTGCGCAAGTTCATCTTTATGACATTGATTGTGATCATGACATTGGCCTATGCTGGATTTTATTTCCTGCCCAGTTCCAGGCATGCCATTGAGCTGGAGGATAGCAACTCCTCTTGGTCGATGACACTAACAGATGAACCAGTTCATTGTCCAAAGAAGTTGTATGTCTCCAAGGATTTTTGTCAGACAACACATCAATCGGAGTGCAGCCAACAGAACTTCACATTCCACACGTTATTGGTGGCGCCACAATTTGTGGCGGAATTAAATCTGAGCACTAATCTGCAGCATGGCAATGACAGCTATTTCATGTGTCTGACCCAACTGAACGAGTCCATCTCTTGGAGCGACAGTTCTGTTATGTGCCACGTGCAACACATCAATAGCTGCATATATGGAAGTGGCAAGTTCTGgctgtttgtctgtctcttGTTCATTGGAACCATTGGCTTCAATGTCACCAATTCCATCTCGGATGCCTGTTGCTTTGATCTGCTGGGCGAGGAGGACACCAAGTATGGAGCACAACGTGTTTGGGGCACCATTGGATTTGGTACTACCGCGCTTCTAGCCGGAGTCGTTGTTAATATGTGGACATCGGATGCAATCAAGAGTTTTACACCCGCTTTAATTATTATGTGTGTTTTTAGTGTGCTGGATTTGTTTAGTGTGTCCAAGCTGAAGATGCCCCAGCTGGGCAACTCCGAGTCCATCTGGACGGATGTGTGGCAATTGGTGCGTCAGCCTCCAATTGTTACCTTCCTGGTGTTTGCCACCATTGCGGGCATTATTGATTCCTTCATCATTTACTTTATGTTCTGGCATGTGGAGGAAGTGGCTGCCCAGACGGGATTTACCCAGGATATAAAGCTCATTGAGGGCTTGGTCGTTGCCGCCGAGTGTTTGGCCGGGGAAGTCCCCTTCTTCTTCTACAGTGGGAAGATCATTAAGAAACTAGGCTATGTGCATTGCATGTCCatgtgcttcttcttctatGCAATACGCCTGTCACTCATTTCCTGGATACCCAATCCCTGGTATCTCGTTGGCGTCGAACTCTTCTTCCAGGGCATCACCTATGCCCTGTGCTACACCTGCATTGTGGCCTATGCCTCGGCTGTGGCCCCGCCAGGCACCTCGGCTACCGTTCAGGGCCTAATGGCGGGCATGGATGATGGATTGGGCTTCTCCATTGGCTCTCTCATCGGTGGCATTATGTTTAAGCATCTGGGCGGACGGGAGAGCTTCAAATACTTTGCCATTGCTGCCATCTGCACCTGTGTGGCGCACATTATCCTGCGTCCGTTGTCCAGAAAGCGACAGTATTTGCCCAAAAGTGGCTATCAATTGCCCACGGATCAGCCGGAGGATGAGCTCAGTTCGCTGCCCTCATCCCCACAGCCGCAGGAGCTGCCAAAAGTGTACTAG
- the LOC117783305 gene encoding uncharacterized protein LOC117783305, with amino-acid sequence MSKNSTRTASKTNTKNEALPRKASKLPATSGTAPTTSRSSKLKVKQQDSTESERSLRKTAKIATSTTATAATTASKKSPSLHTSKNKDRELVASKTKRTTPSPTTATKTARTSKVLATTSSSSNKVKPNAVLDTYHSVTVLSPPSKRKAQSKQTAVAIVEQAVKEQAVEKQAGIARTRKYSRTLQPEEIVVLKRDSAKQRSELQVQQQQHQVNEIKQPISFEVQFGTAKKPSQATANESDNYSDDFESYESDFETDASTPEEEEEEQEEQAEEQPIIEAEQSISEQFNAEKHEQDSEDSEDSEPTQNPITVIQRDKERKLDSGHYDMQKRRQTARQQVDDSFDTNHSMANSEQLDSGISSSYVTDLPKSTSTSDVHYGGYVDFVSRPVLSRRGQELMRKLRFDQLSYQLFEMKPLSYEGYMQSYGKLNTCQLATQTQSRHMDTECQTLELHMRSSWTQHPAHYGGQLLLQCSGDAGNANENHSIESNDTFDCSLARLEQLRRLEQQRALRQQRQHLRKSNDLEHLAVFLHRASLLLGKVLNANCPQQQVNPLQTGLLDALRVRRIFGSTGQLQLVVTVHESAPQNDVYRDDFANLLMVWSLTDASKPLRLLSTWAEVCRVCFSSEAPDIIVAGLRDGSVAMWDLRETHSYCSKLDGNLTHFAATQSVVPSLPISVLDLGAVVDVRSFRAAPKTAGMAMGSSLAMPHKDIQYASLNDSGLLTIWTLVDSGRGCSASSRNEYCSPWARVKLLQAVSCDLRDYLERRLLKRQQSCYEKTKSLFQGNVYSDELLRELDETQTLTTALANQGLQGLRFSSIDAGSELIYVCTNRNFILCCTRSLKPERFQRIGIHESRFLFPTSLCVLANEHFVAVGLSNGSVMILNCNQRQRQRLIRPTTVMPETQIAPDPETGKSCAIQNIILNERRSFDQQDLERNNYDARPNTALQLLQQPRRSYEMRSFDQQLLLSGSSMRQHLVQALVQSSDGWQLFALSNGTVRSYDFHLDREVPQIGSNVTDIATACSSTTAQQLLLLETGGQVQMHLLNL; translated from the exons atgtcaaagaaTTCAACGCGAACAGCTAGCAAAACAAAC ACTAAAAATGAAGCACTGCCACGTAAGGCAAGCAAATTGCCTGCAACAAGTGGAACAGCCCCAACAACATCAAGAAGCAGTAAGCTAAAAGTCAAGCAACAGGATAGCACGGAGAGCGAAAGAAGTCTAAGGAAAACCGCAAAGATTGCAACgtcaacaactgcaacagcagcaacaacagcaagtaaAAAGTCGCCGTCGTTGCACACAAGCAAAAACAAGGACCGTGAGCTTGTTGCGAGTAAAACTAAAAGAACAACCCCATCgcccacaacagcaacaaagacaGCAAGAACAAGCAAAGTGCTTGcaaccaccagcagcagcagcaacaaagtgAAACCAAATGCCGTACTGGACACATATCATAGTGTGACAGTGTTGTCGCCACCATCAAAGCGCAAAGCGCAGTCAAAACAAACAGCAGTGGCAATAGTGGAGCAAGCAGTTAAAGAGCAAGCAGTTGAGAAGCAAGCAGGAATAGCACGGACGCGCAAATATTCACGCACACTGCAGCCCGAGGAGATTGTGGTGCTGAAGCGGGATTCGGCCAAGCAACGCAGTGAATTAcaggtgcaacaacaacaacatcaagttAATGAGATCAAGCAACCCATATCATTCGAAGTGCAGTTTGGAACAGCTAAAAAACCAAGCCAAGCGACAGCAAATGAATCCGATAATTACTCCGATGACTTTGAATCCTATGAATCCGATTTTGAGACAGATGCCAGCACGCccgaagaggaggaggaggagcaggaggaacAAGCTGAGGAGCAACCCATAATAGAGGCTGAACAATCCATAAGCGAACAATTTAACGCCGAGAAGCATGAACAAGATTCGGAGGATTCAGAAGATTCGGAGCCCACACAAAATCCAATAACAGTGATTCAGCGCGACAAGGAGCGAAAACTGGATTCGGGACACTATGACATGCAGAAGCGTCGACAGACAGCCAGACAACAAGTGGATGATAGCTTCGATACCAATCACAGCATGGCCAACTCGGAGCAACTGGACTCGGGCATAAGTAGTAGCTATGTCACAGACTTACCCAAATCCACATCCACGTCGGATGTACACTATGGAGGCTATGTGGACTTTGTGTCACGTCCTGTCCTCAGCAGACGTGGTCAGGAGCTCATGCGGAAACTACGCTTCGATCAGCTGAGCTATCAACTGTTTGAGATGAAACCGCTAAGCTATGAGGGTTACATGCAAAGCTATGGCAAGCTGAACACATGTCAGCTGGCCACACAGACGCAGTCGAGGCATATGGACACGGAATGCCAGACGCTGGAGCTGCACATGCGCAGCAGTTGGACACAACATCCGGCACACTATGGTGgacagctgctgctccagtGCAGCGGCGATGCGGGCAATGCAAATGAGAATCATTCAATTGAATCAAATGATACATTTGACTGCAGCTTGGCACGTCTGGAGCAACTGCGTCGGCTGGAGCAGCAGCGTGCTCTGCGGCAGCAACGACAGCATTTGAGAAAATCCAATGATTTGGAGCATCTGGCGGTGTTTCTGCACCGGGCATCTTTGCTGCTGGGCAAGGTATTGAACGCCAATTGTCCACAACAGCAGGTAAATCCTCTGCAGACTGGACTCCTCGATGCACTGCGCGTGCGTCGCATCTTTGGCAGCACAGGACAACTGCAGCTCGTGGTCACGGTGCATGAGTCTGCGCCCCAGAACGATGTCTATCGCGATGACTTTGCGAATCTGCTCATGGTCTGGTCACTCACGGATGCCAGCAAACCGCTGCGTCTGCTCTCCACCTGGGCAGAAGTCTGTCGCGTCTGCTTCAGCAGTGAGGCACCTGACATCATTGTCGCTGGTTTGCGGGACGGTAGCGTGGCCATGTGGGATCTGCGTGAGACCCACAGCTACTGCTCCAAGCTGGATGGCAATCTCACACATTTCGCGGCCACACAATCGGTGGTGCCTTCGCTGCCGATATCCGTCTTGGATCTGGGTGCCGTTGTCGATGTGCGCAGCTTTCGAGCTGCTCCCAAGACAGCTGGCATGGCAATGGGCAGCAGCTTGGCCATGCCACACAAGGATATCCAG TACGCATCGCTTAATGATTCGGGACTGCTCACGATTTGGACACTCGTGGATAGCGGACGCGGATGCAGTGCGTCCAGCAGAAACGAGTATTGTTCACCCTGGGCGAGAGTGAAGCTTCTACAAGCGGTCAGCTGCGATCTGCGTGATTATTTGGAACGGCGACTGCTGAAAAGGCAACAAAGTTGCTATGAGAAGACCAAGTCTTTGTTCCAGGGAAATGTCTACAGCGATGAATTGTTGCGTGAGCTGGACGAGACACAGACACTGACGACGGCGCTGGCGAATCAGGGATTGCAGGGATTACGCTTTAGCAGCATTGATGCGGGCAGTGAACTCATCTACGTCTGCACCAATCGCAATTTTATCTTGTGCTGCACGAGGAGCTTAAAACCGGAGCGATTTCAACGCATTGGAATCCACGAGAGTCGCTTTCTGTTTCCCACCTCGTTGTGTGTGCTCGCCAATGAGCATTTTGTGGCCGTCGGTTTGTCCAACGGCTCCGTCATGATACTCAACTGCAATCAGAGGCAACGTCAACGTTTGATTAGACCCACAACAGTAATGCCGGAAACACAGATTGCTCCTGATCCGGAGACGGGCAAATCCTGTGCTATACAAAACATAATACTCAACGAGCGTCGATCGTTTGATCAACAGGATCTGGAGCGCAACAACTATGATGCGAGACCCAATACCGCCTTGCAGCTTCTACAACAACCACGTCGATCCTACGAGATGCGCTCCTTTGATCAACAGTTGCTCCTCAGCGGCAGCTCAATGCGTCAGCATCTTGTCCAGGCTCTCGTACAGTCCAGCGACGGTTGGCAACTCTTCGCCCTCTCCAATGGTACTGTGCGCAGCTACGATTTCCATTTGGATCGTGAAGTGCCCCAAATTGGCTCAAATGTTACGGATATTGCCACCGCTTGCAGTTCCACAACTGCTCAGCAATTGTTGCTACTGGAAACTGGTGGTCAGGTGCAGATGCATTTGCTTAACTTGTAG